The proteins below come from a single Myxocyprinus asiaticus isolate MX2 ecotype Aquarium Trade chromosome 28, UBuf_Myxa_2, whole genome shotgun sequence genomic window:
- the LOC127418521 gene encoding L-rhamnose-binding lectin CSL2-like, which yields MSAAVRSTDCAALPSRLLSAHLYLSVSFTEQTCCHPPKTKEIICEGEYSFLNCDTGFIKVLEANYGRKTQIFAASKKHPSYVFYCLAMYHRCIGRDSCSVPAVNAVFSDPCSGISKYLYFSYQCLPFSKSHMHITVPLLRPKACIPDTTATILYLKSHHKYTQTLNLQLEKNEIKIFLILRCNGKESCQRSASNSEFSDPCIGVNKYLEVTYSCI from the exons atgtcagctgccgtgcggtcaaCTGATTGTGCCGCTCTGCCTTCTCGCCTGCTCAGTGCTCACCTCTATCTCTCTGTCAGTTtcactgaacaga CATGTTGCCACCCTCCAAAAACTAAAGAAATTATCTGTGAGGGAGAATATTCATTCCTCAACTGTG ACACTGGATTTATAAAGGTCCTTGAAGCCAACTATGGGCGGAAAACTCAAATTTTTGCTGCTTCCAAGAAACATCCCTCC TATGTTTTTTATTGCCTGGCCATGTATCATAGGTGTATTGGAAGAGATAGCTGTTCTGTTCCTGCAGTGAATGCTGTTTTCTCTGATCCTTGTTCTGGCATTTCTAAATACCTATATTTTTCCTACCAGTGTCTCCCATTTAGTaagtcacacatgcac ATAACTGTTCCTCTCCTCAGACCAAAAGCCTGCATTCCAGATACTACAGCAACAATACTTTATCTGAAGTcacatcacaaatacacacaaactttAAATCTTCAgcttgaaaaaaatgaaattaaaatatttttgatccTTAGGTGCAATGGGAAGGAGTCTTGTCAACGAAGTGCTTCAAACTCTGAATTCTCTGATCCATGTATCGGTGTAAATAAATACTTGGAGGTGACTTACAGCTGTATATAG